One window from the genome of Paracoccus zhejiangensis encodes:
- a CDS encoding glycosyl hydrolase family 28-related protein: protein MNIAITDGLLLMPPSFGAGLTVWSREDGTPGSDSWAGQPNAAIVPADQDFGTCLEIVKTATTTRIRFKGETPMIPGVYLRVSARLKAMAGALPEARIAGWAGDGQRDHVAGLTEVAPARSLPGYGEIIEISAIVGIGARRGVDLSWGPRPVYGHFGLDLTGPNGGAVRIESVRIEDVTSAFIPELIDWVDVRDFGAVGNGVTDDRAAFAAADAASRGGGILVPEGNFRIGSSLSVAAPIRFKGKLTAPAAARITFLRSFDFPTYADAFGDETLGLKKAIQALFGYSDHVRLDLCGRRVDLAEPIVVADVVPDLRNFSTRRTIANGEIRLVAGAAWTTRALTSAASYDDDDPLILRNVANVAAIEIGSRLEGPGVGREVYVNGRDVASATLSLSQPLHGGSGTRSYGFHRCRYALDFAEVPGLQRVNFVDVEFNCEGLGSAVMLPADGGLFGFRDCCFDRPKDRGITSIGRGCQGMLIDQCDFRSNETDQPAHLRRSIAVNINANDVKVRHNRFVRFAHFMVAHGGGHIITGNHWFQGDGSEEGLRTAGLVLTLLNPMITISGNYVDNAAIEWTNEHDAKPDFASGGYSFGGLTISNNTFLSDSTVPWFSWLVVKPFGSGQFIHGLNVSGNVFKSLYTKVDRIERVDTSHADLNYARMRNIQFSGNSLNGVRDYVANPLTVAHVQASAAKTWTLPVVTGLPFQGWAKNVSSVVLTGALTNVGGAPVSESPWVQSAVGTDGRQLRLNWSVPVKGSVSLRVRVDDPN from the coding sequence ATGAACATTGCGATTACCGACGGGCTGCTGCTGATGCCGCCAAGCTTTGGCGCCGGGCTGACGGTCTGGTCGCGCGAGGACGGCACCCCGGGCAGCGACAGTTGGGCGGGCCAGCCGAATGCGGCGATCGTGCCTGCGGACCAGGATTTCGGCACCTGCCTGGAAATCGTCAAGACCGCAACCACCACCCGCATCCGCTTCAAGGGCGAGACGCCGATGATCCCCGGCGTCTACCTGCGCGTCTCGGCACGGCTGAAGGCGATGGCCGGTGCGCTGCCCGAGGCGCGCATCGCCGGTTGGGCCGGGGACGGGCAGCGTGACCACGTGGCCGGGCTGACCGAGGTTGCGCCCGCACGCAGCCTGCCGGGCTACGGCGAGATCATCGAGATCAGCGCCATCGTCGGCATCGGCGCGCGCCGGGGCGTGGATCTGAGCTGGGGCCCGCGACCGGTCTATGGTCATTTCGGGCTGGACCTGACCGGGCCGAATGGTGGCGCGGTGCGGATTGAATCGGTCCGCATCGAGGACGTGACTTCGGCCTTCATCCCGGAACTCATCGACTGGGTGGATGTGCGCGACTTCGGCGCGGTCGGGAATGGCGTGACCGATGACCGCGCTGCCTTCGCCGCCGCGGACGCGGCCAGCCGGGGCGGCGGCATCCTGGTGCCCGAGGGCAATTTCCGCATCGGCAGCAGCCTCTCGGTCGCCGCGCCCATCCGCTTCAAGGGCAAGCTGACCGCGCCGGCGGCGGCGCGCATCACTTTCCTGCGCAGCTTCGATTTCCCCACCTATGCCGATGCCTTCGGCGACGAGACACTGGGGCTGAAGAAGGCCATCCAGGCGCTGTTCGGCTATTCCGACCATGTGCGACTGGATCTTTGCGGCCGGCGGGTCGATCTGGCCGAGCCGATCGTGGTTGCAGATGTGGTGCCCGACCTGCGGAACTTCAGCACGCGTCGCACCATCGCCAATGGCGAGATCCGGCTGGTGGCGGGTGCGGCCTGGACCACCCGGGCGCTGACCAGCGCCGCCAGCTATGACGATGACGACCCGCTGATCCTGCGCAATGTCGCCAATGTCGCCGCCATCGAGATCGGCAGCCGGCTGGAAGGGCCGGGGGTCGGGCGCGAGGTCTATGTCAATGGCCGCGACGTGGCGAGCGCGACGCTGAGCCTGTCGCAGCCGCTTCATGGCGGTTCTGGCACCCGCAGCTACGGTTTCCACCGCTGCCGCTACGCGCTGGATTTCGCCGAGGTGCCGGGGCTGCAGCGGGTGAATTTCGTCGATGTCGAGTTCAACTGCGAGGGCCTTGGCAGCGCGGTGATGCTGCCGGCCGATGGCGGGCTGTTCGGGTTCCGCGACTGCTGCTTTGACCGGCCCAAGGATCGCGGCATCACCTCGATCGGGCGCGGCTGCCAAGGCATGTTGATCGACCAGTGCGATTTCCGCTCGAACGAGACGGACCAGCCGGCGCATCTGCGTCGCAGCATCGCGGTCAACATCAACGCCAATGACGTGAAGGTGCGGCATAACCGCTTTGTCCGCTTCGCGCATTTCATGGTGGCGCATGGCGGCGGCCATATCATCACCGGCAACCACTGGTTCCAGGGCGATGGGTCCGAGGAGGGCTTGCGCACCGCCGGTCTGGTGCTGACGCTGCTGAACCCGATGATCACCATCAGCGGCAACTATGTCGATAACGCCGCCATCGAATGGACCAACGAGCATGACGCCAAGCCCGATTTCGCATCCGGCGGCTACAGCTTTGGCGGGCTGACGATCAGCAACAACACCTTTCTGTCCGACAGCACGGTGCCGTGGTTTTCATGGCTCGTGGTCAAGCCCTTCGGCAGCGGCCAGTTCATCCACGGGCTGAACGTCTCGGGCAACGTGTTCAAGTCGCTCTATACCAAGGTCGACCGGATCGAGCGGGTCGATACCAGCCATGCCGATCTGAACTATGCCCGGATGCGCAACATCCAGTTCTCCGGCAACAGCCTGAACGGGGTGCGTGATTATGTCGCAAACCCGCTGACCGTGGCGCATGTCCAGGCCAGTGCCGCCAAGACCTGGACGCTGCCGGTGGTCACCGGCCTGCCGTTCCAGGGCTGGGCCAAGAATGTCAGTTCGGTGGTGCTGACCGGCGCGCTGACCAATGTCGGCGGCGCGCCGGTGTCCGAATCGCCCTGGGTCCAGAGCGCCGTCGGCACGGACGGCCGGCAATTGCGGCTGAACTGGAGCG